A window of the Anoplopoma fimbria isolate UVic2021 breed Golden Eagle Sablefish chromosome 17, Afim_UVic_2022, whole genome shotgun sequence genome harbors these coding sequences:
- the si:dkey-183j2.10 gene encoding glutamate receptor U1, translating to MSKGSQLEGFCMDLLSEVAKKLGFKYKVQLVKDSSYGRQDENGNWNGMVGEVEADLAIAPLTLTAAREKAVGMTKPFMQTGISILLRKDISEGTGLFDFLSPFAAETWVGILIAYLGTAVCIFIVTRLSPCEWSQPQTEQNRFSLLHSLWYTAGALTLQGAGPHPKALSGRIISCSWWLFTIVLLACYFSNLSSSKTSESTHLTVKGFEDLANQDTIEYGCLAGSSTLAFFKNSNNPVYRRIYEHMERTKSFVSSMDEGVRRAKEGDYAFIGESVSLDLAVARHCELVRAHEVVGMRGYSIAASLGSPIIKNLSVAILQLSEAGELAYLRSKWWASSCIADKAKSSAVQPHSLKGMFLVLSLGLGLGALLAVLELTSKSRRSAAEQRKSCCTVLTEELSLRLRNSNANKPEENVDKDKEKA from the exons ATGTCCAAAGGCTCACAACTGGAAGGCTTTTGCATGGACCTGCTGTCTGAAGTAGCAAAGAAACTGGGCTTCAAGTACAAAGTGCAGCTGGTGAAAGATTCTTCGTACGGCAGACAGGATGAGAACGGGAACTGGAATGGGATGGTTGGAGAGGTG GAAGCCGACCTTGCGATCGCTCCACTGACTCTCACTGCAGCTCGGGAGAAAGCGGTCGGGATGACCAAACCTTTCATGCAGACAGGAATCAGCATCCTGCTGAGGAAGGACATCTCAGAGGGAACAGGCTTATTTGACTTCCTGTCCCCCTTTGCAGCCGAGACCTGGGTCGGCATACTCATTGCCTACCTGGGGACCGCTGTTTGCATCTTTATAGTTACCAG ACTCAGCCCATGTGAGTGGAGTCAGCCTCAGACTGAGCAGAACAGATTCAGCCTCCTCCACAGTCTGTGGTACACAGCTGGAGCTCTGACGCTCCAAG GTGCTGGCCCTCACCCCAAAGCTCTTTCAGGACGTATCATCAGCTGCAGCTGGTGGTTATTTACCATCGTCCTCTTGGCTTGTTATTTCTCCAACCTCAGCTCCTCTAAGACCTCTGAGTCCACTCACCTGACAGTGAAAGGGTTTGAGGACTTGGCTAATCAGGATACAATTGAATACGGCTGTTTGGCTGGCTCTTCCACCCTTGCCTTCTTTAAG AATTCAAACAATCCAGTGTACCGCAGAATCTATGAACACATGGAGAGAACCAAGAGTTTTGTGTCATCTATGGATGAAGGGGTCCGGCGTGCAAAAGAGGGAGACTATGCCTTCATTGGAGAGTCTGTTTCTTTGGACTTGGCAGTAGCTCGCCACTGTGAGCTGGTCAGAGCACATGAAGTCGTTGGAATGAGGGGATACAGCATTGCTGCCAGCCTTG GCTCACCCATCATAAAGAACCTCAGCGTGGCAATCCTACAGCTGAGCGAGGCAGGAGAGCTGGCTTACCTGCGAAGCAAGTGGTGGGCCAGCAGCTGCATAGCAGACAAGGCCAAGTCTTCAGCTGTGCAGCCACACAGCCTCAAGGGGATGTTTCTGGTTCTGTCCCTAGGCCTGGGGTTAGGAGCACTGCTGGCTGTTCTGGAGCTCACCTCCAAGAGCCGCAGAAGTGCAGCTGAGCAGAGG